The proteins below come from a single Miscanthus floridulus cultivar M001 chromosome 1, ASM1932011v1, whole genome shotgun sequence genomic window:
- the LOC136462842 gene encoding two pore potassium channel a — MADNSIEQALIEDPPNVLKRKPPEGAKRFRRCRSTPSDPTDQKPAENRSVLKAKELFTEIRPSFRLVGLLLFAYLLVGVIIFYLFMDQLSGKTTDRVLDALYFVIVTMTSVGYGDLFPNSDTTKLLACAFVFTGMAIIALFISKAADYLVEKQEVLFFKALHMNMKGSEAKMLRAMETNKIKYKFYTVALLLAMVIAAGTVFLWKVEKLSLVDSFYCVCATITTLGYGDKSFSSKLGRVFAVFWITTSTIIMAQFFMYLAELYTERRQKMLAKWVLIRRITTMDLEAADLDGNRQVVAAEFVLYKLKELGKISQEEISCFLEEFNQLDVDQSGTLSTYDLNLAQTSQ, encoded by the exons ATGGCTGACAACAGCATTGAGCAAGCATTGATAGAGGATCCTCCTAATGTGCTGAAAAGGAAACCGCCAGAAGGAGCTAAACGGTTTCGACGATGCAGGTCAACCCCCTCAGATCCCACCGATCAGAAACCTGCAGAAAACAGATCTGTGCTTAAAGCCAAGGAGTTATTCACGGAGATAAGGCCGAGCTTCAGGCTTGTAGGCCTCCTCCTTTTTGCCTACCTGCTAGTGGGTGTCATCATCTTTTACCTATTCATGGATCAGTTATCTGGGAAGACAACTGATAGAGTGCTTGACGCCTTGTACTTCGTTATTGTCACAATGACCTCGGTTGGCTATGGGGATCTTTTCCCAAACAGTGACACAACAAAGCTGCTTGCTTGCGCTTTCGTCTTCACAGGCATGGCGATCATTGCTCTCTTCATCAGCAAAGCGGCAGATTACCTTGTTGAGAAACAGGAGGTGTTGTTCTTCAAAGCACTGCACATGAATATGAAGGGCAGCGAGGCCAAAATGCTCAGGGCAATGGAAACAAATAAGATAAAGTACAAATTCTACACTGTCGCTCTGCTTCTGGCGATGGTTATTGCTGCTGGGACTGTATTTCTGTGGAAGGTTGAGAAGCTGAGCCTTGTTGATTCCTTTTACTGTGTCTGTGCCACGATCACTACCCTGGGTTATGGGGATAAAAGCTTCTCGTCCAAATTGGGACGTGTTTTTGCAGTATTTTGGATAACCACGAGTACTATCATCATGGCTCAATTCTTCATGTACCTTGCTGAGCTCTACACCGAGCGACGGCAGAAAATGCTGGCCAAATGGGTCCTCATCAGGAGGATAACAACCATGGATCTTGAGGCAGCTGATCTAGATGGCAACCGACAAGTTGT TGCTGCTGAATTTGTACTTTACAAGCTAAAAGAGCTGGGCAAGATCAGCCAAGAGGAGATATCTTGTTTTCTTGAGGAGTTCAACCAGCTTGATGTTGACCAGTCTGGCACACTCTCGACTTACGACCTTAATCTGGCACAAACCAGCCAATGA
- the LOC136462618 gene encoding meiotic recombination protein SPO11-1 isoform X2 → MAGRDKRRRAAPLEGDEQQLRRRQEEAAILLRRIKGLVRWVVEEVAAGRSPSIVLHRYRNYCSSADSASPSPCACSYDVPVGTDVLSLLHKDYHTSRLNVLLRVLLVVQQLLQQNKHCSKRDIYYMYPSIFVEVAVVDRAINDICILFKCSRHNLNVVPVVKGLVMGWIRFVEGEKKVYCITNVNAAFSIPVDIEAIKDVVSVAHYILVVEKETVFQRLANDKFCERNRCIVITGRGYPDIPTRSNWHMMQTCCVCLIYGGLESSHLILKNIAFQTAAYFICYLKIGGKLKVFLLGAIYTGKPQNGGQSWKQCCKRVLSLRLRHYLQIPFPFYRMNTFPRRSNKACIYKI, encoded by the exons ATGGCGGGGAGGGACAAGAGGCGGCGAGCGGCGCCGCTCGAAGGCGACGAGCAGCAGTTGCGGCGGAGGCAGGAGGAGGCGGCGATCCTCCTCCGCAGGATCAAAG GGCTTGTGCGCTGGGTCGTCGAAGAGGTTGCCGCTGGCCGCTCCCCGTCCATAGTGCTCCACCGGTACCGGAACTACTGCTCCTCTGCCGACTCTGCGTCCCCGTCCCCATG TGCCTGCAGCTACGACGTCCCCGTCGGCACGGACGTCCTCTCCCTGCTCCACAAGGACTACCACACCTCCCGCCTCA ATGTGCTCCTGAGGGTGCTGCTCGTGGTGCAGCAGCTCCTGCAGCAGAACAAGCACTGCTCCAAGAGGGACATCTACTACATGTACCCCTCCATCTTCGTAG AAGTAGCAGTTGTTGACCGTGCCATCAACGATATCTGCATACTCTTCAAGTGCAGTCGGCACAATCTCAATGTG GTTCCTGTAGTGAAAGG TCTGGTGATGGGCTGGATAAGATTTGTGGAGGGCGAAAAGAAAGTGTACTGTATAACAAACGTCAATGCT GCTTTCTCCATCCCTGTTGATATTGAGGCAATCAAAG ATGTTGTTAGTGTTGCTCACTACATACTTGTGGTTGAGAAGGAGACAG TGTTCCAGCGTCTGGCCAATGACAAGTTTTGTGAAAGAAATCGCTGCATTGTTATTACA GGAAGAGGCTACCCAGATATTCCAACAAGAAG CAATTGGCACATGATGCAAACTTGTTGCGTGTGCCTGATATACGGTGGCTTGGAGTCTTCACATCTGATTTTGAAGAATATTGCCTTCCAGACTGCTGCCTACTTCATTTGTTACCTGAAG ATAGGAGGAAAGCTGAAGGTATTCTTGCTAGGTGCTATTTACACAGGGAAGCCCCAGAATGGAG GTCAGAGTTGGAAGCAATGTTGCAAAAGGGTGTTAAGTTTGAGATTGAGGCACTATCTGCAAATTCCATTTCCTTTTTATCGGATGAATACATTCCCCAGAAGATCAAACAAGGCATGCATTTATAAGATATAA
- the LOC136462618 gene encoding meiotic recombination protein SPO11-1 isoform X1, which translates to MAGRDKRRRAAPLEGDEQQLRRRQEEAAILLRRIKGLVRWVVEEVAAGRSPSIVLHRYRNYCSSADSASPSPCACSYDVPVGTDVLSLLHKDYHTSRLNVLLRVLLVVQQLLQQNKHCSKRDIYYMYPSIFVEVAVVDRAINDICILFKCSRHNLNVVPVVKGLVMGWIRFVEGEKKVYCITNVNAAFSIPVDIEAIKDVVSVAHYILVVEKETVFQRLANDKFCERNRCIVITGRGYPDIPTRRFLRYLVEQLHLPAYCLVDSDPYGFDILATYKFGSLQLAHDANLLRVPDIRWLGVFTSDFEEYCLPDCCLLHLLPEDRRKAEGILARCYLHREAPEWRSELEAMLQKGVKFEIEALSANSISFLSDEYIPQKIKQGMHL; encoded by the exons ATGGCGGGGAGGGACAAGAGGCGGCGAGCGGCGCCGCTCGAAGGCGACGAGCAGCAGTTGCGGCGGAGGCAGGAGGAGGCGGCGATCCTCCTCCGCAGGATCAAAG GGCTTGTGCGCTGGGTCGTCGAAGAGGTTGCCGCTGGCCGCTCCCCGTCCATAGTGCTCCACCGGTACCGGAACTACTGCTCCTCTGCCGACTCTGCGTCCCCGTCCCCATG TGCCTGCAGCTACGACGTCCCCGTCGGCACGGACGTCCTCTCCCTGCTCCACAAGGACTACCACACCTCCCGCCTCA ATGTGCTCCTGAGGGTGCTGCTCGTGGTGCAGCAGCTCCTGCAGCAGAACAAGCACTGCTCCAAGAGGGACATCTACTACATGTACCCCTCCATCTTCGTAG AAGTAGCAGTTGTTGACCGTGCCATCAACGATATCTGCATACTCTTCAAGTGCAGTCGGCACAATCTCAATGTG GTTCCTGTAGTGAAAGG TCTGGTGATGGGCTGGATAAGATTTGTGGAGGGCGAAAAGAAAGTGTACTGTATAACAAACGTCAATGCT GCTTTCTCCATCCCTGTTGATATTGAGGCAATCAAAG ATGTTGTTAGTGTTGCTCACTACATACTTGTGGTTGAGAAGGAGACAG TGTTCCAGCGTCTGGCCAATGACAAGTTTTGTGAAAGAAATCGCTGCATTGTTATTACA GGAAGAGGCTACCCAGATATTCCAACAAGAAG ATTCCTGCGGTACCTTGTTGAACAGCTGCATCTGCCTGCTTATTGCCTAGTGGACTCAGATCCTTATGGTTTTGACATTCTGGCTACCTATAAATTTGGTTCCTTG CAATTGGCACATGATGCAAACTTGTTGCGTGTGCCTGATATACGGTGGCTTGGAGTCTTCACATCTGATTTTGAAGAATATTGCCTTCCAGACTGCTGCCTACTTCATTTGTTACCTGAAG ATAGGAGGAAAGCTGAAGGTATTCTTGCTAGGTGCTATTTACACAGGGAAGCCCCAGAATGGAG GTCAGAGTTGGAAGCAATGTTGCAAAAGGGTGTTAAGTTTGAGATTGAGGCACTATCTGCAAATTCCATTTCCTTTTTATCGGATGAATACATTCCCCAGAAGATCAAACAAGGCATGCATTTATAA
- the LOC136462618 gene encoding meiotic recombination protein SPO11-1 isoform X3, with amino-acid sequence MAGRDKRRRAAPLEGDEQQLRRRQEEAAILLRRIKGLVRWVVEEVAAGRSPSIVLHRYRNYCSSADSASPSPCACSYDVPVGTDVLSLLHKDYHTSRLNVLLRVLLVVQQLLQQNKHCSKRDIYYMYPSIFVEVAVVDRAINDICILFKCSRHNLNVVPVVKGLVMGWIRFVEGEKKVYCITNVNAAFSIPVDIEAIKDVVSVAHYILVVEKETVFQRLANDKFCERNRCIVITQLAHDANLLRVPDIRWLGVFTSDFEEYCLPDCCLLHLLPEDRRKAEGILARCYLHREAPEWRSELEAMLQKGVKFEIEALSANSISFLSDEYIPQKIKQGMHL; translated from the exons ATGGCGGGGAGGGACAAGAGGCGGCGAGCGGCGCCGCTCGAAGGCGACGAGCAGCAGTTGCGGCGGAGGCAGGAGGAGGCGGCGATCCTCCTCCGCAGGATCAAAG GGCTTGTGCGCTGGGTCGTCGAAGAGGTTGCCGCTGGCCGCTCCCCGTCCATAGTGCTCCACCGGTACCGGAACTACTGCTCCTCTGCCGACTCTGCGTCCCCGTCCCCATG TGCCTGCAGCTACGACGTCCCCGTCGGCACGGACGTCCTCTCCCTGCTCCACAAGGACTACCACACCTCCCGCCTCA ATGTGCTCCTGAGGGTGCTGCTCGTGGTGCAGCAGCTCCTGCAGCAGAACAAGCACTGCTCCAAGAGGGACATCTACTACATGTACCCCTCCATCTTCGTAG AAGTAGCAGTTGTTGACCGTGCCATCAACGATATCTGCATACTCTTCAAGTGCAGTCGGCACAATCTCAATGTG GTTCCTGTAGTGAAAGG TCTGGTGATGGGCTGGATAAGATTTGTGGAGGGCGAAAAGAAAGTGTACTGTATAACAAACGTCAATGCT GCTTTCTCCATCCCTGTTGATATTGAGGCAATCAAAG ATGTTGTTAGTGTTGCTCACTACATACTTGTGGTTGAGAAGGAGACAG TGTTCCAGCGTCTGGCCAATGACAAGTTTTGTGAAAGAAATCGCTGCATTGTTATTACA CAATTGGCACATGATGCAAACTTGTTGCGTGTGCCTGATATACGGTGGCTTGGAGTCTTCACATCTGATTTTGAAGAATATTGCCTTCCAGACTGCTGCCTACTTCATTTGTTACCTGAAG ATAGGAGGAAAGCTGAAGGTATTCTTGCTAGGTGCTATTTACACAGGGAAGCCCCAGAATGGAG GTCAGAGTTGGAAGCAATGTTGCAAAAGGGTGTTAAGTTTGAGATTGAGGCACTATCTGCAAATTCCATTTCCTTTTTATCGGATGAATACATTCCCCAGAAGATCAAACAAGGCATGCATTTATAA